A genomic window from Silene latifolia isolate original U9 population chromosome Y, ASM4854445v1, whole genome shotgun sequence includes:
- the LOC141626860 gene encoding uncharacterized protein LOC141626860, with translation MHFKLSHLKVAYVITTPCPPEPEDDQAIDALRRKAKWENDDYICRGHILNGMSNTLFDMYQHVESSTLLWDQLEKRYMDEDATIHIINRFSQYDMPMNENMSVSSIIEKLPPTWKNFKHELKHKKEAMTLAQLGRSLQVEEGLRAEENDKPTGKVDAKSSSINMVEQGESSKWKDKDKGKGKKRPYNDTNNEPNKKPKSACWICGKTGHFKADCRVRKKKMKTSGKSTGQGSKDHGASTSQG, from the exons ATGCACTTCAAACTTTCTCATTTAAAAGTAGCCTATGTGATTACTACACCATGTCCTCCGGAACCGGAAGATGATCAAGCCATTGATGCCCTCCGTAGAAAGGCTAAATGGGAGAATGATGATTATATATGTCGTGGACATATATTAAATGGTATGTCAAATACACTATTTGACATGTATCAACATGTTGAATCTTCTACTTTGCTTTGGGATCAATTGGAGAAGAGGTATATGGATGAAGATGCCACAA TTCATATTATTAATCGTTTTTCTCAATATGACATGCCTATGAATGAGAATATGTCCGTGTCTAGTATTATTGAGAAATTACCACCGACTTGGaaaaattttaagcatgaattaaAACATAAAAAGGAAGCCATGACTTTGGCCCAACTTGGTAGAAGTCTCCAAGTCGAGGAAGGCCTTAGGGCCGAAGAAAATGACAAACCTACCGGAAAGGTAGATGCTAAGAGTTCCTCCATTAATATGGTGGAACAAGGGGAAAGTTCTAAGTGGAAGGACAAGGACAAAGGCAAAGGCAAGAAACGCCCTTATAATGATACTAATAATGAACCGAACAAGAAACCAAAAAGTGCTTGTTGGATATGCGGTAAAACCGGACACTTTAAGGCGGATTGCCGAGTAAGGAAGAAGAAAATGAAAACTTCGGGGAAAAGCACCGGACAAGGGTCTAAGGACCATGGTGCTTCTACTAGCCAAG GATGA